The region GTAACCCTCTTTGCGACCATAACTCTCGCAGGTATACCTCCGCTTACTGCATACTGGGTGAAGTCGGGAATGGATGAAGTACTGCACGAACTTAACCATGAGTTTGGTTTTATTCCTCTTGTCTTGCTGATAACGATATCCGCAATTTATGCAGCGTTCTTGGCCAAGTTCTTCGCTCTCAATTTCTGGAAGGGTAGAAAGGTACACCTGCACCTGCATGGTGGAAAGGTGATGACAACTGCGTACACAGTAATGGTCTCCATGCTTCTCGTCCTTCTTGCTGCAATCTTTTATGGACTGGACAGTCATGCGGTGGAATTTGTTCCTGCCGGATTTGCCACGACATCTTTTGCCGTTGGACTGCTGGTTCTCACGACATACACAATAGGTTTCATGAAGCCGGAGTACTACTCGCCAGTGGGACAGGTTTTCTATGATAGGTTCTACATGATGGCGCTGAACGACTATGTGGTGCCGAGAATCGGCTGGGCGATTGCACGGGTTGTGGATGTGTTCAACAGGACTCTTGACTTCATAGCTCATAGCTTCATTCCGGGTCTGTTTGAGGCATTCTCATACGGTATAAGAGTGGTTCAGAATGGAAGTCTTGAAAGGTATGCTAAGATAGTTGTGAGCCTGATACTGGCTGTCTTGCTGATAGTTTCAATAACGGGGTGGTGGTAAAATGGAGTTTGTCATTTACTCTCTATTAATTCTCGCGGTTTCAGGAGCCTTGTCAATGAAAAACAAGTACATCGGACTTGCTGGAGCGCTGATTGCATCTCTACTGACGGCAGTCAATAACCCACTCCTGCTCATGATCCTAGTCATTGCGATAATTAATCTTGCTTCCCTCGACCTGATGAAAGGCTTTTTGAGGGGAGTGGATTACACACTCGTCGGATTGATCTTTGTTGCAACAGTGTATGCATTCTACTCTCAAAGTCTCGCATTCCTCCTCGGTATGTTTGTGGTGGCGAGCGTCCCTACGTACATGATGGTGATGGCCAGTGATACTGGAATGAGGGTCGAGGTGGGTATAAAGTACATGACCTTCATGGTAATTGCAACGGTTCTCTTTCTGATCGGGGCAGTTTTGATGGTTCATGCAAGTGCAACTTCGAGCCTTGCCCTATACTACATAGGGTTTACGATGCTGATTGTGGGACTCGCAATAGAGGTTGGAGCCGGCCCCTTCCATGAGTGGGTTCCGGATGTTTTTGAGACGGCCGATCCAATTCCAATTTCGGTTATAGCGAGCATTGCAAAGTTCGTTCCCTTTGTGGTTGCATTCAAGATTGTGTCGTCCACCCACATGGGTGATGAAGTCATAACGCTGATTGGAAGCATTCTTGCGGTCGTCTCCATGCTGGTGGGCAATATTGGTGCGCTAACCAGCCAGAAACCTGCGAGAATTCTTGCGTACTCTACGGTTGCAAACATGGGTTATATAATTGCAGCACTGATCGTGGCTGTAAAGGAGGAGTTCATCTACCTGGCATTTGCAGGAGCAATGCTTCAGCTTCTCACAAACTCAATTGGTAAGATTGGCTTTTTCATTGGAATTAAGGAGAAAGCCATGCCAACTGTGGAAACATACGTATTAGCTCTGTCCTTCATAGGCCTGCCGCCTCTGATGGGATTCTGGAGCAAGCTGTATATTCTGTCTTCTCTGGTTTATGCGAACTTTATATGGGTTGCTGTGCTACTCGTTTTGAATTCGGCCATGTCTGTTCCGTATTACGTCAGACTGATGAAAACTTTTGAAGGAACAAAGGGCTACCGGAAAGTGGCGGCTTATCTGATCACACTGACTGCGGTACTGATGCTGCTGACGGTTGTTCCGCCCAACTGGATAATCGAGTCGAGCAAGCTGCTCATGAGCTATCTTGCAATCGGAGGTGTCTGAAATGGAGGAAGTCATTGTCGTCGCATTTGTTGTGGTGGTCAGCTTCGTTGTGGATGTGGCAGTATATCTGCTTGCTAACATACTGCCGAAGAAAAATCCCACTCCTCTGAAGTATGAGCGCTGGGAATCAGGAAACATATCTGTGGGATTTCCGAAGTACACTCTTCCAATGCAGTATTTTGGTTTTCTTGTGCTTTTCATGGCTTTCGAGCCTGTTGTTGTTCTGATACTGCTGTTTGCAATGTTTCCGGGTCTTGATTATCTGAAGTTCCTCGCTATAGCGCTTGTGTCAATGCTCCCTGCATTTTACTTTTCGTATAAGTTGGCTGATGAAGCTTCCCACAGGAGGGATGTGTATGGATGAAATGATTGAGTTCCTTCATAAGGGTCCACTTGCACCGCTCAAGAAATGGGGTACCAAGTATAGCATTTGGCCAACTCACCTCGTTACTGCTTGCTGTGGTGTTGAACTGGCTCATGCATTTGCTAGCGGTTATGATGGTGAGAGGCTTGGAGTGCTGAACTTTGGAATGGCCAGACAGACGAACTGCATTGTGGTTGAGGGTGCAATAACAAGAAAGATGGCGAGAGCACTGAAGATAACCTATGAACAGATGCCAGATCCAAAGTTTGTGATTGTTATGGGCGTATGCGGCATCAAGGGTGGACTCTTCTGGAACGGATACAACATGGTGAAGCCTTTTGAAGTGGTTCCCGTGAAGTACTATGCGCCCGGCTGCCCTCCAACTCCAGAGTCTCTGCTCAGATGTTTCAGAGCGCTGCAGAATGAAATTGATACGGGTGAGCCGAGAAACACCATAGTTTATCCCACAGTCAGAGAAGCTGTTGAGGAGGGTAAGAAAAAGAAGAGGCCGAAAAAAGTACCGCCTCCCCCGAAGTATGTAGCAAGCAACCCGTCTGTTGTTGTTGACGTGCCGAGAGAAGATGGATGGCCTGGTGGAAAGGAAATCGTGGCAAAGCTCTCGGAGGTGTTGGGTGAGCTTGGCGAGAGGATTACAATAACTGGGAGGAACAAGGTGGCTGTTAGGGTTAGCAGAGATAATTTTGTTGAAGCTGCCAGAAAATTGCTTGAAGCAGGCTTAGACCACATCAAATCCGTTAATGTGATTGATGTCCCTCACGAGGGCAAGTTCATTGTGGAATATGTTGCGTCGAGTTACCTCAATCCGGAATTCACCCCACTGCTCGTTACAATGATTTCTGAAATTGACAGAAACGATCCGGTTTTCCCGAGTTTGATCGATGTGTGGCCTGCCGCGGATTACCTTGAAAGAGAGCTACACGACCTCTTTGGAGTATGGTTTGAAGGAAATCCTTGGATGGGCAGAAAGTTCCTTCTGGCTCCAGATACGCCAGAAACACCCCTCAGGAAAGACTTCAAGCTTCAGGATGATGTTTACATAGGAGGTGAGTGAGATGAAAGAGTATGCGCTTGATCTTGCCGTGGAACCTCCTCAGGAATATCAGTCTTATTTCGTCCCGGTTTCAAAGGAATTTCTTGAGGACGCTTACAAAAGTGATGACTTTGTGGTCTTTGTGGGACCCCAGCATGGTGGAAGCGGGCACATG is a window of Geoglobus acetivorans DNA encoding:
- a CDS encoding proton-conducting transporter membrane subunit yields the protein MEFVIYSLLILAVSGALSMKNKYIGLAGALIASLLTAVNNPLLLMILVIAIINLASLDLMKGFLRGVDYTLVGLIFVATVYAFYSQSLAFLLGMFVVASVPTYMMVMASDTGMRVEVGIKYMTFMVIATVLFLIGAVLMVHASATSSLALYYIGFTMLIVGLAIEVGAGPFHEWVPDVFETADPIPISVIASIAKFVPFVVAFKIVSSTHMGDEVITLIGSILAVVSMLVGNIGALTSQKPARILAYSTVANMGYIIAALIVAVKEEFIYLAFAGAMLQLLTNSIGKIGFFIGIKEKAMPTVETYVLALSFIGLPPLMGFWSKLYILSSLVYANFIWVAVLLVLNSAMSVPYYVRLMKTFEGTKGYRKVAAYLITLTAVLMLLTVVPPNWIIESSKLLMSYLAIGGV
- the ndhC gene encoding NADH-quinone oxidoreductase subunit A, yielding MEEVIVVAFVVVVSFVVDVAVYLLANILPKKNPTPLKYERWESGNISVGFPKYTLPMQYFGFLVLFMAFEPVVVLILLFAMFPGLDYLKFLAIALVSMLPAFYFSYKLADEASHRRDVYG
- the nuoB gene encoding NADH-quinone oxidoreductase subunit NuoB; protein product: MDEMIEFLHKGPLAPLKKWGTKYSIWPTHLVTACCGVELAHAFASGYDGERLGVLNFGMARQTNCIVVEGAITRKMARALKITYEQMPDPKFVIVMGVCGIKGGLFWNGYNMVKPFEVVPVKYYAPGCPPTPESLLRCFRALQNEIDTGEPRNTIVYPTVREAVEEGKKKKRPKKVPPPPKYVASNPSVVVDVPREDGWPGGKEIVAKLSEVLGELGERITITGRNKVAVRVSRDNFVEAARKLLEAGLDHIKSVNVIDVPHEGKFIVEYVASSYLNPEFTPLLVTMISEIDRNDPVFPSLIDVWPAADYLERELHDLFGVWFEGNPWMGRKFLLAPDTPETPLRKDFKLQDDVYIGGE